CACGCCGATCGCTCGCGTGCCCTCGAACAGGATGCGCTGCGCGTGCGCATGTGTTTCGACATGCAGATTATCGCGTCGCCCGATATGCGGCAGCAGATACGCGCGCGCGGCGCTGCACCGCTCGCCGTGCTTCTGGGTGACCTGGTAGAGGCCGACGCCTTCCTGCTCCGCGCCGTTGAAATCGTCGGTCACGGGCAGGCCGATCTGGCGGGCGGCCTCCAGGTAGCGCGCATGGAACGGATTGCCGGTGCGCAGATCGCTGACCCACAACGGGCCGCCCCGGCCGTGCCATGCGTCGTCGATTCGTTCGTTGTGCTCGCTGAGGCGGAAGTACGGCAGCACGTCGTCGTACGACCAGCCGGCGTTGCCTCGCGCGGCCCAATCGTCGTAATCGCGGCGATGTCCGCGCACGTACACCATCGCGTTGAGCGCCGACGATCCGCCCAGCATCCGGCCGCGGGGCTGATATCCGCTGCGGCCGGCGAGGCCCGCCTGGGGCACCGTCTCGAACGCCCAGTTGTTGATCCGGGTGGGGACCATCGCGACGGTGCCGGCCGGAACGGTCACGAGCGCTCCGTCGCCGCGCCCGCCGGCTTCCAGCACGCAGACCGTGACGTCCGGATTCTCGGTCAGGCGGCCCGCGACGACGCAGCCTCCCGAGCCGCCGCCGACGACGATGTAATCGAATGTAGTGCTCATGCTGTCGTTTCCTCGATGCATCGGTTGATTCGATTCGACATGCTCGACATATGCTCGCCTCGAGCGTTGCCCGGGACGGGCGTCGCGCTTCGCGTCGGCTTGCATGTGACGACCGCGCATCGTGTCTTCTCCGCGCGGAGAACCGCATCTTCGGTTCCGCGCGATACGTGCGGCATCGGCGCCGCGCCTCGCGCTTCGGACGACGACTTGGTTGTGCTGAATGTTGTATGCGTCGCGGGAAAACGCCAATGATGAGACGGGACATTTGCTTTAGTATTTGGGCCAAATCGGTCCTTCGAGGGTTTCCCTGTATGAGCGTCTGGGACTTCACGCGAAGCCCCGCCAGCGTGCGCCTGATGGTGGACTTCGGCGCAGAGCGGGCACTTGCCGAGGCGCAGTTGCTCGCCGGCGCCGGCTTGTCCGTCGCGCAACTGGACGACCCGAACGTGAAAGTGACGGCGGCTCAGGAACTGCGCGTCGCGAGCAATCTGCAGCGCTTGCTCAGGCATCCGGCCGGGCTGGGTTTGCAGGTCGGGCTGCGCTATCACTTCTCGGCGTACGGGCTGTGGGGATACGGACTGATCGCGAGCGCCACGGCCGGCGACGCGCTCGCGCTGGCGCTGCGTTTCCTGCCGCTCACCTACGCGTTCACCGCGATCACCTATCACCACGACGGCGATCTCGGCGTGCTGACCTTCGGCGAACCCGAATTGGCGGACGAGATGAAACGCTTCGTCGTGGAGCGCGACATGGCCGCCGCCGCGGTGCTGCTGCACGAGATCGGCGGCGACGCGTTCGCTTTGACCCGCTTCTCGCTCAAGGGCGATCGCGGGGCGCTCGAGTCCGCGCTGGCGGCGGAAATCCGACGCGCGCTCGGGGTGGCGCCGGCGTATTCGGCGCGCTCGAACAGCCTGGCATTCGAGCAGGCGCTTCTGAGTCGGCCGCTGCCGCAGGCCAATCCGATCACCGTGTCGATGTGCGAGCAGATGTGTCAGCGGCTCATCGAAGAACGACGCCTGCGCGTCGGCACGGCGGCGATGATTCGCCATTACATGAGCGCCGTGCCCGGCATCGTGCCGTCGACGCTGGACGACATGGCCAGGCTGATGAACACGAGCCCGCGCACGTTGAAGCGACGTCTGCAGGACGAAGGCACGACGTTTCGGGCGCTGTTGGCGGGAGCGCGCGGCGCGATGGCGTCGGAACTGTTGACGGACACGGATTTGCCGCTGAGCGAAATTGCGGAGCGATTGGGCTTTAGCGATCTGTCGAGCTTTTCGCAAGCGTTCAAGCGCTGGCAAGGGATGGCGCCTAGCGCTTTCCGCAGCCGGGCCGCGGCGAACGGAAGCGGCGATGCCGATCGTCGAGGGGAAAGCAAACGATGATTCGGCGGCGCGCCGGACGCTCGTCCGGGAGAAACCCTTGGAAGGGCCGGCTTGGCCCGCAAACTAAAACACCTGTCCCCTTTCAACATGGTTGTTTGTCGTCGTTTGCCGGAACATGCAGTGCCACGAAGGCGATAAACAAGTATTGCCGACCGTAAAAGAGCATTTTTTCACCGGGTGGTCCATATCGACGGTGCGGCATTGCACGTGGATCGCGATGCCGTCGGGCGAACCATTCGGCTCCGCATGGGCATGCAGATCCCGATCATGGGAGCGGATGGGGCATGCGTCGAATGCGCGGCGGAAAGAGCATCAAGGGATAGGGAGACATATGCATGGAAAAAGATCAATCGAATGATGAAAGGGTCGTTTTTTTGGAGAACCCTTCGATCGCGTTGGAGTTTCCGTATAACGTGGTCATGAGTCTGTTCGCGCCCGGGAATGTCAGATCGACCGATGCGCAGTTCCAGTCTTTTCTGAGATTCAAGAATGAGTTCGATCCCGTCGCGGACCGGCTCGCCGAGTGCATGCATCGCGACGGAAAAGCAGTGTGGGAAATGTTCAATCACGCGCTGGAACATGGGATCGACACCGTCGTCAATCCCCCGTCCGAGCTCGTCGAATTTTTTCGCGAGGTGGACCGGGTTCCGTATTGGCTGGACTATACGAGGCTGGATTCCGCGACCGACTCGATCGCCATGGTGGGCGACGAGGCATTGCCGATTTTCGTCGCGGGATTGGCGTTGAGCTATGCGGCGCCGGACGCGAACGAAGTGCTGATCCGCTCCGGGGATCTTCACAAAAAGGCGGGTAAGCGGGCGGTCGAAACGCTCGCCTGGTATAACGAGGTCACGGCTCCGGCAGGGCTTTCCCGTTTCGGCGCCGGCTTGAAGGCCTGTGTCCGCATTCGCCTGGTCCATGCGCATATGCGCAGGGCGATGAACCGACGGGAAGACTGGGATCGGACCTTGCTGGGCAATCCGATTCATCAGTGCATCTACGTAGCCACGATTATTCCGTTTTCCTTGGCGTCTTCACTGGGCGCGTTGGCGCTCGGTCATGTCGATATACTCTCGTCCAAGACAAGAGGGGATATCGTTCATTTGTGGCGGTATATTGGATACCTCGTTGGCGTCCACCCGGAACTGCTGCCCGCCGACGAGCCCGATTTGTGGCGCTTGGTGTGGCTCCAGATGCATGACGCCTATAAGATGGATCACATCACGCCGATGCTTGGAGGCGCCTTGTTCGGCGCGCTGCCCGAGATTCTCGGCGAGGACGAATCCACTTTCAGCGGCATGATGACGCTGAAAATCAAAAGATCGTACTACGGCAATCTGGCGAGAATAATTCTTGGAAATAGATTGGCCGATGCGCTTTCATTTCCGAAATATTCGATCGGCATCGTCATGATCGCCGCCACTTTTCTGAAAAATGCTTCGGTAAACCTGGTGGCGAAGCTGGTGCCCGGCGGGCGGGAATTGGTTCGGCGCAGAAAAACGAGGAAGCGCAAGATCATCATGTCTTCCATCATCGATCGAACCAATGCCGACCTCGGCTTTGCGAAGTGACCATTCATTTCTCATGCCGTTGAGCGGTCTTTGACGCGAGTCGACGTTCAGGCACGCGGTGGCACACGCGGGACGCCGCGCATTCAACGACGTCTCGCGGACGGCATAGTTCGCGAGACGGGACGGTGAGGCGGGCGCCGAAGCCGGAGCAATGCCGTAGCCGGGGGCGGCGATGATCCGTCATGGCGTCCAGCGTGTTCCGCAGCCAAGGCGCGACCCGCGACGAAACGGATTGATTCGCCGCCTGAGCGCCGCAATCGCAAGCGTGCGACGGCGCCGCGCGTCGGAGATCTGGCACAGTCGCCGATCCGACCCGGATCGCATCCTCGTCGTCGCGACATCCATGACGGCAGCGCCGCCGCCGGGCGCGCGTCGCGCGGGCGAGCAAGACGCGCCCGCGCAATCGTGACCGTCGATTCGGATCGCGAATCATCGGCTCTGCGCTTCATAGCCTTCGTAACGAGCATCGTCGACATCCGGCTGTCGCGGTTCGTTTGCTTCGCAAGCCTGAACGATGTGCTGCAAGCCGCGATGCACGAGCTGCATGTCGTGCTCGGCGAGCCGCAGGATGGCCTGGCGCACGAACGACTGCGTGGCCGCTCGTGCGACGAGATCGAGCCCGGAACGGCTGACGGCGAATGTGATGCCGCGTTTCCCGGAGCCTCCGCCGATCCGGTTCAGCAGGCGGCGATGCGTCATGCTGTTCGTGATCAGGTACGCGTTGCCATACGAGATTCTCAAGCGCTCCGACAATTCCCTCACGCTCATCGGCTCGCGATGCCGGCGGATCGTGTTCAGCGCTTCCAGTTGAATCGCGCTGATGCCCGCTTTGGCCGCCGCGTTGCGCATGTGCTGACGCAGCTCGGCGTTCAGGCTGGCGATCGCCGTTTCGATCCGGTCGGCGAGATCGGCGCGTTCGTCATCGTATTCGGCTTGCATCTTCGTGGTGTTCTCGATTCCGGCTGCGGCTCGCGTTCGCCGCCTGCATCGCGGCCACGGCCGCCGGGCTGCGCGACAGGTACGCGACGGCCTGCCGTGTCGAGCCTTCCCGGCCGGCGTCGTGGTAAGGCACGAGATAGCGCGCGAACGAGCCGATCAGATAGCGGAACGACGGCAGGCGCTCTTGTTCTCCCGCGCGCCGGAAGTTCCGGAAGATCGCGCGCCACGTCCACGCCGAAGGCACGAGATGCGGATCCCGCCTCGTCAGGAAACGCGTGCCGCCGAACCACAGCGCGAAGAATCCGGGGACGACGAGCAGCAGCATCGTCGTGATGCGCAGCAAGTAGTGGCCGCCCATCGCATCGAGGACGTCCGCCGCGACCGTGCGATGTTCGACTTCTTCCGCGCCGTGCCAGCGCAGCAGGTCGACCATCGTCGGATCGGCGTCGATGGATTCGAAATCGGCGTTGAGCGACCAGTTGCCGAGCACGCACGTGATGTGCTCGAGCCCGGCGATGATCGCCACCCTGACGCGCAGCCAGAAGCGCTCGAGCGCGGGCGTTCGCCAGCGCATGCCGAGCGGCGCGTCGGCGAGCAGTCGGCCGCACAGCCATTCGATCGCGCGCGTGAACGGCCGCACATCGATTCCCTGCAGCTCCATGTGCGTGAGCGCGGAGTCGTGCGCGCGCGCATGCGTGCCTTCCTGTGCGATGAAGCCCTTGACCGCCGCCTTCAGCGCTGCGTCGTCGAGCGCGGGCAGCGTCTGCCGGAACACGTGGCAGAACCATTGCTCGAACGCGGGCGACAGCAGGTGGATCACATTGACGAAATGCGTGCTGAACGGATCGCCGGGAATCCAGTGCGCGCGGGTCGCGCTCCAGTCGAAGCGGACCTTGCGCGGCAAGAGGGGATGCGTCGTGACGTCGGACATGCGCGCGGCCGTCATGCTTGCGTGAGGATTCTGAGCGGCATCCGGACGCTCACGTCCGCGAGCGTCTTGAACGCGCCGCCGAACGGCCGCGGCGCGAGGCCGGAGCCGATCCGCCTGAACTGCGCCGCGTGCCACGCGAGCTGAAGGTAGGAGTCGAGCGGCGCATAGCCGACCTTCGGCGCGGCGGGCAGCGCGCCGACGTCCTCGCCGCGCAGCAGCCGCGCGGGCAGGTCCGGTGCGAGCGCGAGCGGGCGCGCGAGGCCGAGCATGTCGACGGCGCCGTCGGTCAGCACCTTGCGCATGAACGCTTCGGTGCGCAGCCCGCCCGTCAGCATCAGCGGCAAGCGGGTCTTCGCGCGCAGCGATTCTGCGTAACTCAGAAAATACGCCTCGCGGGACCGGTCATCGTTGCGGATCACGCCGGTCATCGCCGGCGCTTCGTAGTTGCCGCCGGAGATCTCGAGCAAGTCGATCCCTTCGTCCTGCAGCATCAGCGCGACGTCGAGCGATTCTGCTTCGCTCAGCCCGCCGCGCTCGAAATCCGTCGAGTTCAGCTTGACGCCCACGGGGACGCCGCTGCCGACCGCGCGGCGCGTCGCGCGCACGACTTCCTGCAGGAACCGGCGCCGATTGGCGGGCGTTCCGCCGTATTCGTCGGTCCGCTTGTTGGCGACGGGAGACAGGAACTGCGACAGGAGATAGCCGTGCGCCGCGTGGATCTGCACGCCGTCGAAGCCCGCTTCGGCCGCGAGCTCGGCCGTTCGCGCGAAGCGCGTGACCAGCAGCCCGATCTCGGCCGCGCCCAGCGCGCGAGGCTTGCGCAGATTGAAGCCGGGCACGGCCGGGCGCAACGCCGACGGGCCGACCGGCTGGCGGCTGAGCGGCGCGACCGCGACCCGTCCGGGATGATTGATCTGCATCCAGAGCTGCGTGCCGGGATGCGCGTGCACGGCGCCCGTCCACGCCTTGAACGCGGCGAGATCCGCGGCGCTTTCGAGAATGACGTTGCGCGGCTCGACGAGCGCGCGGCGGTCGATCATCGCGTTGCCGGTGATCAGCAGGCCGGCGCCGCCGCGGCTCCAGGTCGCGAACAGACGGATCAGTTCGGGCGTCGGCACGCCGAAGCGGTCGGCGAGCTGCTCGCTCATCGCCGCCTTGGCGATGCGGTTCGAAATCACCGCGCCGCACGGAAGCGTCAGCGATTGCGCGAGAATCGACGGTTGGTCGCCGATGCGTACGACGGTCGGTAATGATCGGTTCATCAAAGTATCCTCGGACGGATGCCGCGAAGCAGAAAAAGCGGATTCAACGGACGGACCGGAATCGGCGGCAGGTAGCTGCCGACGATGTCGATCCGGTGCAGGCGGGCTTCGATCACGTCGCCGATGCCCATCGCGTGGATCGGGTCGCGCTCGGTGCCGCCGAGCTTCAGCTCGAGCTGCGCGACGCGGGTCTCGACGTTGGTTTCCTTCGGCGTGAACGCGACGAGCCGAGGCAGCGACAGGCCGATCAGCCCGACCGCGTTGCGATGCGGCCGGCCGAGAATCGGCGGCGGAAAGGGCATGACGTCGCCGAGCGACGCGCGCATCTCGACGAGCGTCGCGCCTTGACGCGCGCCGCTCGCGACGATTTCGTCGCCGTCATGCCGCCACTCGATTTGCCCGATCTTCTTCGGATAGCCGCAGACTTCGCGGCCGAGGATCAGCGCGACGTCGTCGTCGACGATCATCCACGGGCAATGGATGCCGACTTGCTTGCCGACCTGGATGTGAACGAAGAGCCCGACTTCCCGGTAGACCGACTTGAAGCTGTTGTCCGGGAAGTACGCGCAGAACAGGTCCGCGCGCTCGGGCTGCGCGAGCTTGACGCCGCGCGGCAGCCAAGGCTGCATCTTGTACGGATCGACGGAGACCGTCGCCGCGAGATAGTGGGCGTTCCGGTAGATCGTCTCGCCGGGGCGCGCGAGGTCGTGAACGGACGGCGGCGCGCATCGCTTGTAGAGGCTACGCAGCACGGCTGACTCCTCCGAGCACGCGATGAATGATCGGGAGCAGGATCGCGCGCGGCGTATGGCGGCCGCTGCAAGCGGCGATCGTCGCGATCAGGCCCGGGACCACGAGCCGCTTGCCGCGCTCCATGCCCTTCACCGCGTCTCGCGCGACGCGCTCCGACGACAGCCACACGCCCGGAACCGCGCGGTCGATGTGGCCGACTTTGGCGACTTGCGAGAATTCGCTGAGCACGGGGCCGGGCGCGAGCAGCGTGCACGTGATCCCGCGATGCTTGAGCTCGCTGTGCAGCGCCTCGGAGAACGTATTGGCGAACGCCTTGCTCGCCGAATACGTCGCGCCTGTCGGCATCGGCTGGAATCCGGCCGTCGAACCGGTGATGAGGATCGCGCCTTCGCCGCGCGCGCACATGCCGGGGACGACGGCGTGCGTCAGCTCGTGGACCGCGACGACGTCGAGCTCCAGTTCCTCGCGTTCCCGTTCGGCGGGAAGCGTGGCGAACGAGCCGAACGTCGCGAAGCCCGCGTTGTTGCAGAGCACGGAGACGTTCAGTGCGGCGAGCTCGTCGCGCAGCGCCGCGCGCGCGGCGCGGTCGGAGAGGTCGCACGGCCGCACCTCGACCTGCACGCCGTACCGGTGCTTGAGCGCGAGCGCCAGCGTGTCGAGCCGGTCCTTGCGCCGGGCGACGAGAATCAGTGAGTGTCCGCGGCTTGCGAGCTCGCGCGCGAGATCCGAGCCGATGCCGGACGACGCGCCGGTCACGACCGCCCAGGCGTTTTGTTGGGGAGGGGGCAGCGCCAATTCAGTCTCCTTGGATCGTTACATCGAGTAATGGCATCGAGTATGCGTGCTGGCGAGCGCGACCGTGATGACGCAACAGGAAGATTCGCTTACCATATTGGGCCAACCGATTGCCCGCCCGCCGCGCCATGTTCGATTCGGATAGACCGTCGATACCGACCGCGTATGCGGACCTGATGCTCGACATCCTCGACGAGCGCGGGGTGGCGAAGGCGGTCGCGTTGAAGCGGGCGGAAATCGACGCCGCGCGGCTGCGGAACGTCGACGGCCGGATTTCGGCGAGCGAGTGGGCGCGGCTGTCGCGCTGCGCGATGACGCTCGCGGAGGACGAGGGCCTTGGCATCGAATACGGGCTTCGCCAGCTTCCGACCGCGCACGGCACCCTCGGCTATGCGGTCATCACGAGCGCGACGCTGCGCGACTTGCTCGATACGTCCGCGAAGTACTCACGCAGCCGGTTGAGCGTCTATGCGATCTATCTGAAGGAGGACGGCGTCAGTGCGACGCTGACCGTCCGCGAGAAGGTGCCGCTCGGCAACCTGCGGAATTTCTTTTTCGAATGCGTGCTGGTCGGGATAGCGGCGACGGTCAAGTTCCTGTTTCCGGATCTGTTCGAGCAGATCGAGCTGGGCTTCACGTGGCCGCAGCCGGACTACTTCGAGCGATACCGGGATCGGCTGCCGAAGGTGAATTTTCGCGCGTCGGACAATCAACTGCGGCTGCCGTCGTCCAGTCTCGCGAGGAAGTCGCTGCTCGCGAACGCCGCCGCCCATTCGCAGGCGATCCGGCAGCTCGATCGAGAGATGGCGCTGCTCAATCTGGACGCGTC
This genomic stretch from Burkholderia oklahomensis C6786 harbors:
- a CDS encoding SDR family NAD(P)-dependent oxidoreductase, whose product is MALPPPQQNAWAVVTGASSGIGSDLARELASRGHSLILVARRKDRLDTLALALKHRYGVQVEVRPCDLSDRAARAALRDELAALNVSVLCNNAGFATFGSFATLPAEREREELELDVVAVHELTHAVVPGMCARGEGAILITGSTAGFQPMPTGATYSASKAFANTFSEALHSELKHRGITCTLLAPGPVLSEFSQVAKVGHIDRAVPGVWLSSERVARDAVKGMERGKRLVVPGLIATIAACSGRHTPRAILLPIIHRVLGGVSRAA
- a CDS encoding oxygenase MpaB family protein; this encodes MEKDQSNDERVVFLENPSIALEFPYNVVMSLFAPGNVRSTDAQFQSFLRFKNEFDPVADRLAECMHRDGKAVWEMFNHALEHGIDTVVNPPSELVEFFREVDRVPYWLDYTRLDSATDSIAMVGDEALPIFVAGLALSYAAPDANEVLIRSGDLHKKAGKRAVETLAWYNEVTAPAGLSRFGAGLKACVRIRLVHAHMRRAMNRREDWDRTLLGNPIHQCIYVATIIPFSLASSLGALALGHVDILSSKTRGDIVHLWRYIGYLVGVHPELLPADEPDLWRLVWLQMHDAYKMDHITPMLGGALFGALPEILGEDESTFSGMMTLKIKRSYYGNLARIILGNRLADALSFPKYSIGIVMIAATFLKNASVNLVAKLVPGGRELVRRRKTRKRKIIMSSIIDRTNADLGFAK
- a CDS encoding acetoacetate decarboxylase family protein yields the protein MLRSLYKRCAPPSVHDLARPGETIYRNAHYLAATVSVDPYKMQPWLPRGVKLAQPERADLFCAYFPDNSFKSVYREVGLFVHIQVGKQVGIHCPWMIVDDDVALILGREVCGYPKKIGQIEWRHDGDEIVASGARQGATLVEMRASLGDVMPFPPPILGRPHRNAVGLIGLSLPRLVAFTPKETNVETRVAQLELKLGGTERDPIHAMGIGDVIEARLHRIDIVGSYLPPIPVRPLNPLFLLRGIRPRIL
- a CDS encoding NADH:flavin oxidoreductase/NADH oxidase family protein, which translates into the protein MNRSLPTVVRIGDQPSILAQSLTLPCGAVISNRIAKAAMSEQLADRFGVPTPELIRLFATWSRGGAGLLITGNAMIDRRALVEPRNVILESAADLAAFKAWTGAVHAHPGTQLWMQINHPGRVAVAPLSRQPVGPSALRPAVPGFNLRKPRALGAAEIGLLVTRFARTAELAAEAGFDGVQIHAAHGYLLSQFLSPVANKRTDEYGGTPANRRRFLQEVVRATRRAVGSGVPVGVKLNSTDFERGGLSEAESLDVALMLQDEGIDLLEISGGNYEAPAMTGVIRNDDRSREAYFLSYAESLRAKTRLPLMLTGGLRTEAFMRKVLTDGAVDMLGLARPLALAPDLPARLLRGEDVGALPAAPKVGYAPLDSYLQLAWHAAQFRRIGSGLAPRPFGGAFKTLADVSVRMPLRILTQA
- a CDS encoding AraC family transcriptional regulator, which codes for MFDSDRPSIPTAYADLMLDILDERGVAKAVALKRAEIDAARLRNVDGRISASEWARLSRCAMTLAEDEGLGIEYGLRQLPTAHGTLGYAVITSATLRDLLDTSAKYSRSRLSVYAIYLKEDGVSATLTVREKVPLGNLRNFFFECVLVGIAATVKFLFPDLFEQIELGFTWPQPDYFERYRDRLPKVNFRASDNQLRLPSSSLARKSLLANAAAHSQAIRQLDREMALLNLDASDLVDRVRAGLMLSEDGYPSLARLASSLFLSERTLKRRLREHGTSYREMLEKARYRDACALLRETDLSLADVSAKLGYQNPPTFTRAFRRWSGIAPSRYRDTL
- a CDS encoding MarR family winged helix-turn-helix transcriptional regulator — its product is MQAEYDDERADLADRIETAIASLNAELRQHMRNAAAKAGISAIQLEALNTIRRHREPMSVRELSERLRISYGNAYLITNSMTHRRLLNRIGGGSGKRGITFAVSRSGLDLVARAATQSFVRQAILRLAEHDMQLVHRGLQHIVQACEANEPRQPDVDDARYEGYEAQSR
- a CDS encoding AraC family transcriptional regulator, producing MSVWDFTRSPASVRLMVDFGAERALAEAQLLAGAGLSVAQLDDPNVKVTAAQELRVASNLQRLLRHPAGLGLQVGLRYHFSAYGLWGYGLIASATAGDALALALRFLPLTYAFTAITYHHDGDLGVLTFGEPELADEMKRFVVERDMAAAAVLLHEIGGDAFALTRFSLKGDRGALESALAAEIRRALGVAPAYSARSNSLAFEQALLSRPLPQANPITVSMCEQMCQRLIEERRLRVGTAAMIRHYMSAVPGIVPSTLDDMARLMNTSPRTLKRRLQDEGTTFRALLAGARGAMASELLTDTDLPLSEIAERLGFSDLSSFSQAFKRWQGMAPSAFRSRAAANGSGDADRRGESKR
- a CDS encoding metal-dependent hydrolase; the protein is MSDVTTHPLLPRKVRFDWSATRAHWIPGDPFSTHFVNVIHLLSPAFEQWFCHVFRQTLPALDDAALKAAVKGFIAQEGTHARAHDSALTHMELQGIDVRPFTRAIEWLCGRLLADAPLGMRWRTPALERFWLRVRVAIIAGLEHITCVLGNWSLNADFESIDADPTMVDLLRWHGAEEVEHRTVAADVLDAMGGHYLLRITTMLLLVVPGFFALWFGGTRFLTRRDPHLVPSAWTWRAIFRNFRRAGEQERLPSFRYLIGSFARYLVPYHDAGREGSTRQAVAYLSRSPAAVAAMQAANASRSRNREHHEDASRIR